One genomic region from Homalodisca vitripennis isolate AUS2020 chromosome 6, UT_GWSS_2.1, whole genome shotgun sequence encodes:
- the LOC124364740 gene encoding DNA polymerase eta, which translates to MNDRLVALIDMDCFYCQVEARLNPTLKGKPMAVVQYNQWKGGGIIAVNYEARDKGVTRHMRGEEAKKHCPEIQLVSVPSVRGKADLTKYRDAGREVIKVICEFSECVQRASVDEAFIDLTEAVEKRLANKVKVSLSQLENTFVVGYSPEDNNEDERERGLTTWLQEVYSSELCDPSLHRLATSAALVEEMRAAVFDRTGFRCSAGISHNKILAKLVCGLHKPNRQTVLPMSSVAELYRTLPVKKVRNLGGKFGNDVVETLGITHMGELTNFTEKQLQNKYDEKTGTWLYNIARGIDLDPVTPRLISKSIGCCKNFPGKTALNSKKKVTHWLMELVEEMAERLQEDIQLNKRKAQLLTIHFSQEIDGKDVSMSRSTALPSYEADKIVSCAFNILTRYNSSQSDDVWQPPLKYLGLSVGKFMEYSGNSKSSIDKFFKNITSTTVIKGGNINTCNLGSVATDKNTANQTTSRPIINNVNNRQTEASDPAPSCSNTSVKINGQVSFFEKYFKNRSNKIINNSPVKQSRNQEMETHDSLRHKHQENNQSDLTHMEKEVNSDDTENIKNEDSNDYPSRDHLIAPEKSEEVPENNRDDTWISPSEIFPDLENIDDSVMEILPSPIQRKITNMKTLKNSCPKLDSKAQFKQFLSNDSRLSTDSECAPTRVETVADIHASPGGQNIASSSAKCVEHQNKVERVDEDLIEPEGLFNTTSLDLFELEAEEVREEAEVQSEVCDLCSYCKESIPVHELPEHLDHHMAMELHEQLNKPQHPQRTAESNEIRPSKTVTVISDKKKRGRPSKKDNLPPKKSRTIVSFFTRS; encoded by the exons ATGAACGACCGCCTGGTTGCCTTGATCGATATGGACTGCTTCTACTGCCAAGTGGAGGCTAGGCTTAACCCCACATTAAAGGGTAAACCAATGGCCGTGGTGCAGTACAATCAGTGGAAGGGTGGCGG GATAATTGCAGTAAACTATGAGGCCAGAGATAAGGGAGTCACTAGACACATGAGAGGCGAAGAAGCAAAAAAACACTGCCCTGAAATACAGCTAGTCAGTGTACCGTCAGTCAGAGGAAAGGCGGATCTAACAAA GTACCGAGATGCTGGAAGAGAGGTTATCAAAGTAATCTGCGAGTTCAGCGAATGTGTGCAGCGAGCGAGCGTGGACGAGGCTTTCATAGATCTCACGGAGGCGGTAGAGAAACGACTTGCCAATAAAGTCAAAGTATCACTGTCTCAATTGGAAAATACCTTTGTCGTCGGTTATTCACCAGAAGATAACAATGAAG ATGAGCGAGAGAGGGGATTGACAACATGGCTGCAGGAAGTTTACTCCAGTGAACTCTGTGACCCTTCATTGCACAGGCTTGCCACCTCAGCAGCTCTCGTGGAGGAGATGAGAGCGGCCGTCTTTGACAGGACTGGCTTCCGCTGCTCTGCAGGCATTTCTCATAACAAG ATTCTTGCAAAGCTGGTGTGTGGACTGCACAAGCCCAACCGACAGACAGTGTTGCCAATGTCCAGTGTGGCTGAGCTGTATCGCACTCTGCCAGTCAAGAAAGTCCGAAACCTCGGAGGGAAATTCGGTAACGATGTGGTGGAAACACTGGGCATTACACACATGGGGGAGCTAACAAACTTCACAGAAAAACAGCTGCAAAATAAATACGATGAGAAGACTGG AACTTGGCTGTATAACATTGCCAGGGGCATTGACCTTGACCCTGTGACCCCCCGACTGATCTCCAAGAGTATTGGCTGCTGTAAGAATTTTCCTGGTAAAACGGCACTCAATTCCAAAAAGAAAGTGACTCACTGGCTAATGGAACTGGTTGAAGAAATGGCTGAAAGACTTCAAGAGGATATACAATTG AACAAGAGAAAGGCACAGCTGTTGACAATTCACTTTAGCCAAGAGATAGACGGCAAAGACGTATCTATGTCCCGATCCACGGCACTTCCGAGCTATGAGGCTGACAAGATTGTGAGCTGTGCGTTCAATATTCTCACCAGATATAACAGTTCTCAATCTGACGACGTCTG gcAACCTCCACTAAAGTACCTGGGTTTATCTGTTGGGAAATTCATGGAGTACTCAGGAAATTCAAAGAGTTCAATTGATAAGTTCTTCAAAAACATTACATCCACAACAGTGATTAAGGGAGGTAACATTAACACATGTAACTTGGGGTCAGTAGCAACTGATAAAAATACAGCTAATCAAACTACCAGTAGacctattataaataatgtaaacaacagGCAAACTGAAGCATCAGATCCTGCACCAAGCTGTAGCAACACCAGTGTCAAAATAAATGGCCAAGTTTCgttttttgaaaagtattttaaaaatcggtcaaataaaataatcaataatagcCCTGTAAAACAAAGTAGGAATCAAGAAATGGAAACCCATGATAGTTTACGACATAAACACCAGGAGAATAATCAAAGTGATCTAACACATATGGAAAAAGAAGTAAACAGTGATGATACCGAAAACATCAAGAATGAAGATAGTAATGATTACCCATCCAGGGATCATTTAATAGCTCCAGAGAAAAGTGAAGAAGTCCCAGAAAACAACAGAGACGATACATGGATAAGCCCCTCAGAGATCTTTCCAGATCTGGAAAATATTGACGACAGCGTAATGGAAATTCTTCCATCACCAATTCAAAGGAAAATAACGAATATGAAAACACTGAAGAACAGTTGTCCAAAGTTAGATAGTAAAGCTCAGTTTAAACAATTCCTGAGTAATGATTCCCGACTGTCCACCGATTCGGAATGCGCTCCTACGAGAGTTGAAACTGTTGCCGACATTCATGCATCACCCGGGGGGCAGAATATTGCAAGTAGCTCTGCTAAGTGTGTCGAACATCAGAATAAAGTCGAGAGAGTAGATGAAGATTTGATAGAACCAGAGGGTCTGTTCAATACCACCTCTTTAGATCTGTTTGAGCTGGAAGCAGAAGAAGTGCGCGAAGAGGCTGAAGTGCAAAGTGAAGTGTGTGATTTGTGTTCATATTGTAAAGAGTCGATTCCCGTACATGAGCTGCCTGAACATTTAGACCACCATATGGCTATGGAGTTACATGAACAATTGAACAAGCCTCAGCACCCTCAGAGAACTGCTGAGTCTAATGAAATTAGACCCAGCAAGACCGTGACTGTGATAAGCGATAAGAAAAAACGAGGCAGGCCGAGTAAAAAGGATAACTTGCCTCCTAAAAAGTCAAGGACTATTGTATCATTCTTTACTAGGagttga
- the LOC124365253 gene encoding spermatogenesis-associated protein 17-like, which yields MACIEHYIKDAENIFNEIVLRHGNAQNNVYIEYLAARTIQRWFRGYVTRKHLAFLNSCATTIQKHWRGYVDRKYYNELLKDAVHKMFLEYYNQMATKIQKVWRGHHVRTHIFSYYKLKAYINEILNKNREFLEEAKDYEAHTKHLLQKMKQEECQEWLSYLSFRVHHLIRTHQIEGVYSNHGTCEYSNLEQHLKNAKFKDFMDLKRAKEKQKQLEEPQHNYIFEGRLRECEEVWLHRNDPGKYSLATGEYGRDKQEYQKRRKISQILHQHQDIPMKFLPVRYQDGDYHLNAKTYRCPPLHSSVNKRNS from the exons ATGGCTTGCATAGAACATTATATTAAAGATgctgaaaacatatttaatgagaTTGTTTTGCGTCATGG CAATGCCCAAAACAATGTATACATAGAGTACTTAGCGGCTCGAACTATCCAGAGGTGGTTTCGAGGTTATGTCACCAGGAAACACCTTGCGTTCCTGAACAGTTGTGCTACCACGATACAGAAACACTGGCGAGGATATGTCGACCGTAAATACTATAATGAACTCCTGAAG GATGCAGTGCACAAGATGTTTTTGGAATACTATAACCAAATGGCAACGAAGATCCAAAAAGTTTGGAGAGGCCATCATGTAAGAACTCACATATTTAGCTACTACAAACTCAAGGCCTACATCAACGAAATTCTCAACAAGAATAGAGAGTTCCTGGAGGAGGCcaag GATTATGAAGCACACACCAAGCACTTGCTGCAGAAGATGAAGCAGGAAGAATGCCAGGAATGGTTGTCCTACCTCAGTTTCCGAGTGCATCATCTGATTCGTACACATCAGATAGAGGGTGTGTACAGTAACCATGGCACCTG TGAGTACTCGAATCTGGAACAACACTTAAAAAATGCCAAATTCAAAGACTTCATGGATTTAAAACGTGCAAAAGAAAAGCAAAAACAGCTTGAGGAACCccaacataattatatttttgag GGTAGATTGAGGGAATGCGAGGAGGTTTGGTTACACAGGAATGATCCGGGAAAATACAGTTTGGCCACAGGGGAGTATGGCAGGGATAAGCAGGAGTACCAAAAGCGCAGGAAGATATCACAGATTCTCCACCAGCACCAAGATATACC GATGAAGTTTCTACCAGTCAGGTATCAGGACGGAGACTACCACCTGAATGCCAAGACATACAGGTGTCCACCTCTTCACAGCAGCGTAAACAAGCGCAACAGTTAA